The nucleotide sequence CTGATGACGGAACCCGTGTATTGGTCGATCGGGTGTGGCCCCGCGGAATTGCCAAAGAAAAATTGAAGGCCGATTTGTGGATGAAAGATATCGCGCCAAGCACAGATTTGCGTAAGTGGTTCAACCATGATCGAAGCCGATGGGAACCATTCAAGGAGCGCTATTTTACAGAGCTAGCGAAAAGGCCCGCATTAATCGATGAACTCGTGCAGCTGGCGTCAAAACACACGATCACCCTCCTTTACTCCGCAAAAGATGAGACCTGCAACCAAGCCGTTGCACTTTTGGAATATTTACAAAGCCGTCGTTAAAGGGGACAGCGCTGCCCTCGAAAGCGGTATCCCTTCTCAAGAACGGAGACTGACCCCGATTTTTTGCAGCTCGTGGTTAATATCTTCTTTTCGCAATGCCCCTTCTTGCCGCGTCACCAAATTTCCAGCGGCATCATAAAAGAGCAACAAAGGTATATTCTGTGCCTTATGACGGGCAGCAAGAAAAGGTTCTGCGTCCACATTCACCGTTACCACTGTCAATTGATCCCCATAGCTTTCTTTGATGGCTTCAATGTGGGGCTTAATCATTTTACAAGGGCCGCACCAGTCCGCGTAAAAATCGACCAATACGGCTTTCCCTTTTCCAAGGACTTTATCAATGGGATTGGTTTTAAATTGAGCAACTCGCTCTTGTGTCCAGCTCTTTTCTAAACGGAGGGACACCGTATCGCCAAAATGGATCAAATAGTCGGTAAATACGGCTTCTTGCCGATCCAGTGTCAGAAACTCTTCTAAATCTTTTTTAACTTCTTCAAAACTTGCCCCTTCCATCAAATCTTGATGA is from Candidatus Hydrogenedentota bacterium and encodes:
- a CDS encoding DUF488 domain-containing protein, which codes for MTKTKIKIKRVYEAADADDGTRVLVDRVWPRGIAKEKLKADLWMKDIAPSTDLRKWFNHDRSRWEPFKERYFTELAKRPALIDELVQLASKHTITLLYSAKDETCNQAVALLEYLQSRR